A stretch of the Lactuca sativa cultivar Salinas chromosome 9, Lsat_Salinas_v11, whole genome shotgun sequence genome encodes the following:
- the LOC111920528 gene encoding translocase of chloroplast 159, chloroplastic, whose translation MDSKEDTSLSGFSSVSSDKIDSVNETNGLKSVNKLDNNKTSSLNASSDDENEGFASGEEEAFETNLDENSKAILNVDEGGDNGEKFSEAFEVLLPKVDLATVSDEVVDDAEKGNLGLVDKRADEKLESDENLNSSEVVKEEVVEGIEGDKVIESKGDVVDETVSKVVNRDEVKPDSPKEGEKEVVVANGVKLTTEGDSVVEEIKVDAPVPGVAVVSNMEDVEDDDDDEDEEVLLVGGPDDTSSVVEEPDLESVGANDVNITSEGDSVVEAIDVDLPVAGVPGVAVVSKTEEDGGVVAEESGFSSEKIDRVLEEVVDKEVVEVTDGKFSPLVVEDSVDDDAEKNEKNPEAEVEKEVDYEGKENGSVVMTALDDVEDVSIVGLDGDTVQETESLDKDTPDDAAQATEVLDKAVPDEIAQGTEVLGKDLPDDADAKAKHIDIDADSGLENGPADKFVVEDSAEKDDDNEEGYMDASPSDEDTDGVIFGSSEAAKQFMEELEGGSGEGGESSQDRSQMVDGQIVTDSDEDDDEEEEEDGKELFDSAALAALLKAAADGSSEGGNITFSSQDGSRLFTVERPAGLGPSLQPMRAATRPTPTRSSLFNNPSSIMSVSETESNLSEEERKKLEKIQSIRVKFLRLVQRLGLSPDESVAAQVLYRLALIAGRQTGQSFSLDAAKRKAMELEAEGNDDLDFSVNILVIGKAGVGKSATINSIFGEDKTGISAFQPATDSVKEIRGMVGGVAVRVFDTPGLRSSVMDQGFNRSVLSSAKRFTKKNPADIVLYVDRLDAQTRDHNDIPLLKNITNSLGPAIWRSAIVTFTHAASAPPEGSNGIPLSYEMFVTQRSHVVQQAIGHAVGDLRMMSPSLMNPVSLVENHQSCRKNREGQKVLPNGQTWRPQLLMLCYSMKILAEANALSKPQDPYDNRKLFGFRVRSPPLPYMLSSMLQSRAHPKLSSEQGGDGGDSDVDLADLSESENEEDEDEYDQLPPFKPLKKTQLAKLSKEQKKAYFDEYDYRVKLLQKKQWKEELKRMKEMKRRGKDGVTDQGFQEEEGEGDAPAPVAVPLPDMALPPSFDSDNPAYRFRFLEPTSQFLARPVLDTHGWDHDCGYDGVNLEQTLAIINRFPASVSVQVTKDKKDFSINMDSSVSAKHGENGSTMAGFDIQPIGKQLAYIVRGETKFKNLKRNKTAAGMSVTFLGENVVTGFKVEDQMAFGKQYSVIGSAGTVRFQTDSAYGANIEVQRRELDYPIGQVQSTFGLSIIKWRGDLALGFNSLAQFSAGRNSKVAVRAGINNKMSGQITVKTSSSEHLSLALVALIPSFISAYKKIWSGAADRYSAY comes from the coding sequence ATGGACTCGAAGGAAGATACGTCTCTCTCAGGTTTTTCTTCTGTTTCTTCCGATAAAATCGATTCTGTTAACGAAACGAATGGTTTGAAATCCGTTAACAAACTTGATAATAATAAAACTAGTAGTCTGAATGCTAGTTCCGATGACGAGAACGAGGGTTTTGCAAGTGGTGAGGAGGAGGCTTTTGAGACAAACTTAGATGAGAATTCAAAAGCCATACTAAATGTAGACGAAGGTGGGGATAACGGTGAGAAGTTTTCCGAGGCTTTTGAAGTTCTTTTGCCGAAGGTTGATTTAGCGACCGTGAGTGATGAGGTTGTTGATGATGCCGAAAAGGGTAATTTAGGTTTGGTGGATAAGAGAGCAGACGAGAAGCTTGAATCGGATGAGAATTTGAATTCGAGTGAAGTGGTGAAAGAGGAGGTTGTGGAAGGGATTGAAGGAGATAAGGTGATTGAAAGTAAGGGAGATGTAGTTGATGAAACTGTATCAAAGGTTGTGAATAGGGATGAAGTGAAACCTGATAGTCCTAAAGAAGGAGAAAAGGAGGTGGTTGTAGCCAATGGTGTGAAGCTTACCACAGAAGGGGATTCTGTTGTGGAAGAAATAAAAGTTGATGCGCCTGTACCAGGTGTGGCTGTGGTTTCTAATATGGAAGATGTTGaggacgatgatgatgatgaggatgaggaGGTGCTGCTAGTTGGTGGACCCGATGACACTAGTTCTGTTGTTGAAGAACCTGATTTAGAATCTGTTGGTGCAAATGATGTGAATATCACTTCTGAAGGTGATTCTGTGGTGGAAGCCATAGATGTTGATTTGCCAGTGGCGGGAGTGCCTGGAGTGGCAGTGGTTAGCAAGACAGAAGAAGATGGTGGTGTTGTGGCTGAAGAGTCTGGTTTTTCGTCTGAGAAGATAGACCGTGTTTTAGAAGAAGTTGTGGATAAGGAGGTTGTTGAAGTGACCGATGGCAAATTTTCACCTTTGGTGGTGGAAGATTCTGTTGATGATGATGCAGAGAAGAATGAAAAGAACCCAGAGGCGGAAGTAGAGAAAGAAGTTGATTATGAGGGTAAAGAAAATGGTTCAGTGGTGATGACTGCTTTAGATGATGTAGAAGATGTGTCGATAGTTGGTTTGGATGGTGATACAGTTCAGGAAACAGAAAGTTTGGACAAAGATACCCCCGATGATGCAGCTCAGGCAACAGAAGTATTGGACAAAGCTGTTCCTGATGAGATAGCTCAGGGAACAGAAGTTTTGGGCAAAGATTTACCCGATGATGCAGATGCCAAGGCAAAACATATCGACATTGATGCTGATAGTGGTCTAGAAAACGGTCCAGCAGACAAATTTGTTGTAGAGGATTctgctgaaaaggatgatgataaTGAAGAAGGCTACATGGATGCTTCCCCTTCAGATGAAGATACTGATGGTGTGATCTTTGGAAGTTCAGAAGCTGCAAAGCAGTTCATGGAGGAGTTGGAAGGAGGATCAGGTGAAGGTGGGGAGAGTTCTCAAGATCGTTCCCAGATGGTTGATGGTCAGATTGTCACAGAttctgatgaagatgatgatgaagaagaagaagaagacgggAAAGAGCTGTTTGATTCAGCTGCATTAGCTGCACTTCTAAAAGCAGCAGCTGATGGTAGCTCAGAAGGTGGCAACATCACGTTTTCTTCACAAGATGGTTCTAGACTTTTCACAGTCGAACGCCCTGCTGGACTGGGCCCCTCACTCCAGCCCATGAGAGCCGCCACTAGACCAACACCAACACGCTCCAGTCTTTTCAACAACCCTTCAAGTATCATGAGTGTCAGTGAAACCGAAAGCAACTTGAGTGAAGAAGAAAGGAAAAAGCTGGAGAAGATACAGTCCATCAGGGTGAAGTTTTTGAGGCTTGTGCAGAGGTTAGGCCTTTCTCCAGATGAGTCTGTAGCAGCACAGGTTCTTTACAGGCTAGCTCTAATCGCAGGGAGACAAACCGGTCAATCTTTTAGCCTTGATGCCGCTAAAAGAAAGGCCATGGAGCTTGAAGCTGAAGGGAACGATGATCTTGACTTTTCGGTCAACATCCTGGTAATCGGTAAAGCCGGGGTTGGAAAAAGTGCCACCATCAATTCCATTTTCGGGGAAGACAAGACCGGAATCAGTGCTTTTCAACCTGCGACTGATTCAGTGAAGGAGATACGCGGTATGGTAGGTGGAGTTGCGGTTCGTGTTTTTGATACACCCGGGCTTCGATCCTCTGTGATGGATCAGGGTTTTAACAGAAGTGTACTCTCATCAGCAAAAAGGTTCACAAAGAAAAACCCTGCGGATATCGTTCTTTATGTCGATCGTCTAGACGCCCAAACCAGAGACCATAACGACATTCCATTACTGAAAAACATTACGAATTCCCTGGGTCCCGCCATCTGGCGAAGTGCCATAGTCACTTTCACACATGCTGCTTCCGCGCCTCCGGAAGGTTCTAATGGAATCCCATTGAGTTATGAAATGTTTGTCACTCAAAGATCGCATGTTGTCCAACAAGCAATCGGGCATGCGGTTGGTGATTTGCGGATGATGAGCCCGAGCTTGATGAACCCGGTTTCTTTAGTTGAAAACCATCAGTCGTGTCGGAAGAACCGTGAAGGTCAGAAGGTGCTTCCGAATGGCCAAACTTGGAGGCCGCAGCTTCTTATGCTTTGTTACTCCATGAAGATTTTAGCAGAAGCAAATGCGCTATCGAAACCGCAAGATCCTTATGACAACCGCAAGCTTTTCGGTTTCCGTGTCCGGTCACCGCCACTCCCGTACATGTTGTCCTCAATGTTGCAGTCCCGTGCGCACCCTAAGCTGTCGTCGGAGCAGGGCGGTGATGGTGGTGATTCCGATGTTGACCTGGCGGATCTGTCGGAATCggaaaatgaagaagatgaagatgaatacGATCAGCTCCCGCCTTTCAAACCGTTGAAGAAGACCCAACTTGCAAAGCTTAGCAAAGAACAGAAGAAAGCTTACTTTGATGAGTACGATTACCGAGTCAAGCTTTTACAGAAGAAGCAATGGAAAGAGGAATTGAAAAGAATGAAGGAAATGAAAAGGAGAGGTAAAGACGGTGTGACCGATCAAGGTTTTCAGGAGGAAGAAGGCGAAGGAGATGCGCCGGCACCGGTGGCGGTTCCGTTACCGGACATGGCACTACCGCCGTCTTTCGACAGCGATAATCCGGCGTACCGATTCCGATTCCTGGAGCCGACTTCCCAATTCCTGGCGCGACCGGTGCTTGACACCCATGGTTGGGATCATGATTGCGGGTACGATGGAGTCAACCTGGAACAAACTCTGGCAATCATCAATCGCTTTCCGGCTTCCGTTTCCGTCCAAGTCACTAAAGACAAGAAAGACTTCAGCATCAACATGGATTCATCGGTTTCCGCCAAGCATGGGGAGAACGGGTCGACTATGGCTGGATTCGACATCCAACCGATCGGGAAACAACTCGCATACATCGTGCGGGGGGAAACCAAATTCAAAAATCTGAAAAGAAACAAGACAGCTGCTGGAATGTCGGTCACGTTTCTTGGTGAAAACGTGGTGACCGGATTCAAAGTGGAGGACCAGATGGCGTTTGGAAAGCAGTATTCGGTGATCGGAAGCGCGGGGACGGTTCGGTTCCAGACGGATTCCGCTTATGGGGCGAACATCGAGGTACAACGGCGGGAGCTGGATTACCCGATTGGTCAGGTGCAGTCAACATTCGGGCTTTCAATCATAAAATGGAGAGGGGATTTGGCGTTGGGATTCAACAGTTTGGCTCAATTCTCTGCTGGCCGGAATTCAAAAGTGGCGGTGCGGGCCGGAATCAACAATAAGATGAGCGGTCAGATCACGGTCAAGACAAGCAGCTCGGAGCATCTTTCCCTTGCACTTGTGGCTCTCATTCCTTCTTTCATTTCTGCTTACAAGAAGATCTGGTCGGGTGCTGCTGATAGATACTCTGCCTATTAA